Below is a window of Sulfitobacter sp. SK012 DNA.
AGCGCGCGCAATCGCTGTGCCCTGCGCCCCTGAAGAACGGTTTGCGATATAGCGGACTGGATCAATTGGCTCATGCGTCGGGCCGGATGTCACCAAAACGCGCCGCCCTGTTAGAGGTCCATCCGACAAGCGCGCCTCAATCGCTGCAACTATCTCCAACGGCTCCGACATGCGTCCGGGGCCAAATTCGCCGCACGCCATGTCGCCTTCGTTCGGTCCCACGACCGCAATGCCATCAGCCTTGAGGGTAGCGAGATTGCGTAGCGTTGCTGCGTGTTGCCACATGCGCACGTTCATTGCCGGTGCGATCAGTACCGGTGTGTCTGTCGCCAGCAACAAGGTTGAGGCCAAATCATTGGCCAAACCGCCCGCCATCTTGGCCATCAGATCGGCGGTGGCCGGAGCAACCACGACCAGATCAGCCACACGGCTTAATTGGATGTGGCCCATCTCGGCCTCGTCGCCCAGATCAAACAGATCGCGGTACAGTTTGCTTCCGGCCAATGCTGAAACGGAAAGGGGTGTTACAAATTCTTCGCCCGCAAGGGTCAAGACTGGGGTTACGACGGCTCCGCGTTCACGCAAACGCCTGATCAAATCAAGCGACTTGAACGCTGCAATCCCACCACCGATGATGAGCAGAATATGTTTGCCTGCCAGCATGATGCGCCCCTTCATGGCCCTTGAACGCTGAGCATAGGCCCCACCTTTGGGCGCGACAAGGGCGCAGCAATGTCACCGCAACGCTGTTGGCATCAAATCATCAGATCACAAGAAATGACGTACTTCGTGCGATTGTGCCTCAAGCGCCTTGCGCATCTTGTCAAACGCCGCGGCTTCAAGCTGCCGCACGCGTTCTTTGCTTATGCTCAGCTCTTGTCCCAAACTTTCCAACGTGCGTGGATTTTCACGCAATTTGCGCTCGCGAACAATAAATTGCTCTCTGTCGTTCAACCCGACCAGCGCGTCCAACAACCAAGAGCGCAATTGCACAAGGTCATGGCTTTCTTCAACGTTTTCGGCGGCTTGGGCGCTATCATCTTCAAGTGCGTCAATCCATTCGCGGCCTTCGTCTTCTGACGATTGCGTCGCATTCAGCGAATAATCAGAGCCGGACAGCCGCCCTTGCATCATCTCGACATCATGGAGCGGCACGCCAATCTCAGTTGAGATCATCTGACGTAGCTGATGTTTATCAAGCGTTCCACCTTGAGCTGCGGCCTCGCGTTCCAGACGCCCCTGCACGCGGCGCATGTTGAAAAACAGCGATTTTTGGCTGGACGTCGACCCGGTGCGCACCATCGACCAATTGCGCATCACGTGATCTTGAATCGATGCTTTGATCCACCAGACGGCATAGGTCGAAAACCGCACGCCCCGATCAGGGTCAAATTTGTCGGCGGCTTTCATAAGTCCCAAGCCCGCTTCTTGGATCAAATCGTTCATTGGCGCGCCGTACCGTTTGAATTTTGATGCCATGGAAATGGCGAGGCGCATGTAAGCTGTAATCAAGCGGTGAAGGGCTGCTTCGTCGCGCTCATCTCGCCACGCATACGCCAGTTTCAACTCGGTCTCGGCATCTAAAAGCTCGGCTTTCATTGCTGTCCGGGTCAGAGAAAAATCCTGTGAAGTTCTGATTGCCATTGCACAATACTCCCTATCGCAGTGGCGTATCTTGTGATGCGCCTTCGATAGGGATACGCATGAACTTCGGAATTGGTTCATGAATGAAGGTGAAAAATGTTGCCATCAGGCACGTTTGTACTAGGTGGGGCGGCCTCAGGGAAATCCCAATGGGCTGAAAACTTTATACTTTCCAATAACTTAGATGCGATCTATCTAGCCACAGGTCAGATCGGCGATAGCGAAACAAATTCTCGCGTGGCGATACACCGAGCGCGCCGAGATGCCCGCTGGCGCACTATTGAAGAGCCGCTGGACCTTGCGCCGACGCTTGCCGGGTTAACGTCCAAAGATGCGGTTTTGATCGATTGTGCGACCATGTGGCTGAGCAATCAGATGATGGCGGATGCAGAAATTTCTTTGGTTCAAGCATCCTTGCTGGACGCGTTGCGCAGGTGTGCCGCGCCGTGGATTATCGTCTCCAACGAAGTGGGGTACGGGATCGTGCCAGATAACGCTTTGGCCCGTCGCTTTCGGGAGTTCCAAGGGCGTCTGAATATCGCCCTCGCGGCTGAGGCTGACCTTGCCGTGCAGGTCATCGCTGGGTTGCCTCTGGTGCTCAAGGGACACTTACCATGACGGTTTGGCACTGGGTGCGCCACGGCCCAACACATGAAAAGACCTTTGTTGGATGGCGGGATGTCCCCGCCGATCTTTCGGATACCCAACAAATTGCGCGACTGAATGCATATTTGCCAGACGAAGCGCTTATGATCTCTTCGGACCTTATGCGTGCCTCTGCGACGGCAGATGCCCTTACCGCGCAGACGCGCAGGCGCCTGCCCCATCACAAAGATCTACGGGAGTTACATTTCGGCGAATGGGACGGCGTTCGGTTCGATATCGTTGCCAAACGCCATCCAGAATTGAGCCGCGCTTATTGGGAACAACCCGGTGATGTAGCCCCCCCCGGTGGCGAAAGCTGGAACACTACATCGGCGCGGGTGAACGCCATTGTGAACCGCCTGAACCAAGACCATCCGCATTCACATATAATCGCTGTCGCGCATTTTGGGGTGATCCTGACCCAGCTACAACGCGCCCTTAGGGTCAGCGCTTATGATGCCTTTGCGCATAAGATAGACAATCTGTCGGTGACGACCTTGCACCACGGTGACACCTGCCATGCTGAGGTTATCAATCACGTCCCGTGATGATCCGCGCCACAAAATTGCATTTGCACCAACCGGGTAGCTCCCGATAGGTTTGGCCCATGACATATAACCTAATTATCGGCGATCGCAGCTTTTCTAGTTGGTCCTTACGGGGCTGGCTGATGCTAGAAAAATTCAATCTGGACCATGAGGTAACTCTGGCTGGGCTCTACAGTGGCACGTTCGCGGACGATCTGGCCCCTTTTGCTCCGGCGCGTCTTGTCCCGATTTTGCGCACCCCCGAAGGTGAGGTGATCGGCGAGACATTGGCCATGGCCGAGACGTTGGCGGAACGGCACCCAGAACGCGCAATGTGGCCCACAGATCCCGTCGCGCGGTCGCGTGCGCGGTGGCTATGTGCTGCGATGGTGTCGGGGTTTGGGGCGTTGCGCGAAGCCTGCCCCATGCAGTTGGTCCATGTGAATGCAGGTTATTCTGCGTCAGACGCGGTCCTTGCTGATATTGCTCGGATTGAAGAGTTGTGGAAATTTGCGCGGGAACAAGCATCAGATGGGCCATGGCTTTTCGGCGCGTACTCGCTAGCAGATGCGTTTTATGCGCCCGTTTGTGCCCGGATCATCGGCTATGACCTGCCTGTGTCAGACGAAGCGCGCGCTTATTGTGAGGCCACACTCAGCGATCCCGCATTTCAGGCGTGGCGCAAAGAGGGGCTCAAGGTCACTTATGATCCGTTCCCCTACGATATGGGCACGGCAATAGCCCCTTGGCCTGTTTGAAACATCGTTAACGCTTCCTAAACACTCGCTCCCTACCTCTTAACCATTCGGTGAGAGTTGAAAGGGAATGACATGGTTTCGCGCGCCTATACTGTTGCGTTTCAAGGCGTTGAAGCCCGGATGGTTGAGGTGCAATGTGCCGTGACCCCGGGTTTGCCCGCGTTTTCTATAGTGGGCCTACCCAATAAAGCGGTTTCCGAGGCGCGCGACCGGGTGCGCACGGCACTGACGTCCATGGCGATAGCCTTGCCGTCGAAACGGATCACCGTAAATCTCAGCCCCGCCGATTTGCCAAAAGAGGGCAGTCATTTCGACTTACCCATCGCTTTGGCGCTGCTTGCTGCGCTCGATATTTTGCCGGGTGATGTCACGCAAGATGTCGTCGCATTGGGGGAGTTGTCTTTGGATGGAACGCTCGTGCCGGTTGTCGGTGCGCTACCCGCCGCAATGGCCGCTGCCCAAGAAGGGCGAAGCCTTTTGTGTCCTGCAGCATCCGGTGCAGAAGCCGCTTGGGTCGGGGCGACGCAGGTTATTGCGGCGGCCACATTGGGCGACGTGGTGCGCCACTATACTGGCCAGGTGCCGCTGTCTCCGGCGGAGCCCGGCGAGGTCAGCGAACAGGCTCACGCCAAAGATCTGCGCGAGGTCAAAGGGCAAGAACGTGCAAAACGGGCGCTGGAAATTGCCGCGGCTGGGCGTCACCACCTGATGCTTGTCGGTACACCGGGGTCTGGGAAGTCCATGCTGGCAGAGCGGCTCCCCTCAATCCTGCCACCCCTCTCGGCGGCAGAGGCGTTATCGACGTCTATGATCCATTCACTTGCGGGATTGTTGAACGAAGGTGGGATATCTCGGGCGCGACCTTACCGCGACCCTCACCATACCACGTCAACTGCAGCGGTTATTGGAGGTGGGCGGCAAGCTAAACCGGGCGAGGTAAGTCTGGCTCATAATGGCGTGCTTTTTATGGACGAATTCCCCGAATTCGGTCGCGCCGTTTTGGAAACTCTACGCCAACCCATTGAGACGGGTGAAGTGATGATCGCGCGCGCAAATGCCCATGTGAAATATCCTTGCAAGTTCTTACTGATCGCTGCCGCCAATCCCTGCAAATGTGGGTATTTGACTGATCCTGCACGGGCCTGCGCCCGGGTTCCGCATTGTGGAGAGGATTATCTTGGCCGTATTTCGGGCCCGTTGATGGACCGGTTTGATCTGCGTGTCGATGTGCCGCCAGTTTCTTATACGGACCTTGATTTGCCCGCTTCGGGCGAAGGATCGGCGGAAGTCCGAATGCGGGTTTCAGCGGCGCGCGCTGTGCAGCAGGCCCGTTATGCAGCCTACCCGGCGATGATCTGCAATGCGGATGCCGAGGGCGATGTGTTGGAACAAGTAGCGACGCCAGATGCAGAAGGGCGCGATATCTTAAGCCGGGCGGCGGAGCGGTTTCATCTCTCGGCGCGGGGCTACCACCGCGTCCTCCGGGTTGCGCGCACCATCGCCGACCTTGACGGCTCTGAAGAGGTTCGCCGCCCACATATTGCCGAAGCCGTCAGCTTTCGGTTGGCCAGCCTTGCACTTGCTTGATCCACTCTGCCAGCGCATCCAAAGTCTCGCGTGCCTCGGGCAGAATGTTATGCATGAGGGGCCAAACATGCGGTAGATCGTGACGCTCGACCAGATTTACGGGGGCACCATCACGGCGCAAAACATCCGCTAGCCTGCGCGCATCATCTCGCAAAATTTCGGTATCGCCCACGGTAAACCAAGTTGGCGGAGCGCCATGGAATTGACCATGGAGCGGACTGCAGCGCGGGTCGTCGGGAGGCTGGCCGTTCAAGAATATTTCTGCCATTTCACCAGCCCGCTCGGCTGGCAATATGACATCGCACTCTGCATTCGCCACAAAGCTCTCGCCGGAGTGGGTCATATCCGTCAGAGGAGAAAAGCCAAACACCGCGCCAGGCATTGGCGCGCCTTCGCTACAAAGCTGTGCCAACAGGCCAAAGGCCAGCGCGCCACCCGCGCTATCGCCACCAATGACCACATGCGCCGGATCAACCCCATCAGCGATCAACCCGTCCCAAGCAGCCCGGACATCCAGCGCGGCAGCAGGAAAAACGGCCTCAGGGGCAAGACGGTAGCGAGGCAGAAGTGCACGCCCCTTCACCCGGTGGGCAAGTTGAGCTGCGAGGGCGGCATGAGTTTCGGGGCTGCCAAAAACAAACCCACCCCCATGGAAGTACAAAATGACCCGATCCTGTTGGACGTGGCGGGGGGTAAGTTCCAAAGTGTCGACGCCGCCAAGGGCGGTCCAACGCTTTGTCGTGCCCCTTGGGGCGTGAAATAACAGGCGCGCCTGTTTTTCAAAATTATACCGCAACTCCATGGGCCCTATGGCGTTGCGCATTCGGCGCTTTTCAACCCGCATAAACCACTGATTGAGTAGAAGGCGCGCAACACTCATGCGCGTCGGCGCTCAATCGCTTCCCAGATTTTGGCGGCAATGTTAGTGCCGTCGAAACGTTCCAGCTCCTGAATGCCGGTGGGCGACGTGACATTAATTTCTGTCAAATAGTCGCCGATCACATCAATTCCTACAAAAATTTGGTCTTTTTCCTTCAAAACTGGACCGATCCGCGCGCAAATCTCAAGATCACGCTCAGTCAGCCCCACTTTTTCGGGGCGGCCACCCACGTGCATGTTGGACCGCGTCTCACCCTTGGCGGGCACACGGTTGATGGCCCCAACCGGTTCACCGTCAATAAGGATCACCCGTTTGTCGCCCTTTGATACGTCAGGCAGGAATTTTTGGGCGATCAATGGTTCACGCGAAAACCCCGTGAAAAGCTCATGCAGGGAACTGAGGTTTCGGTCGTCCTTGGTCAGCAAGAACACCCCTGCACCACCATTTCCATAAAGCGGCTTAACGATGATATCGCCGTGTTTTTCCTTGAAGGCACGGATGGTGGTAAGATCGCGGGCAATCGTGGTGGGCGGGGTCAGGTCCGGAAAATCCAATACCATCAGCTTTTCTGGAAAATTGCGTACCCAGAACGGGTCATTCACCACCAGCGTGGTCTCTCTAAGCCGGTCCAACAGATGGGTCGACGTGATGTAATGCATGTCAAAAGGCGGGTCTTGCCGCAGCCAGACTACGTCGAAATCAGCCAAATCAACTTCGCGCATCTCGCCAAGTTGGGCGTGATCTCCTTGAACCCGCTGCACGGTCATGTCCTGACCGCGGGCTGTTATCCGCCCTTCTTGATAGGCAAGGTGGTCGGGCGTGTAGAAAAACAGAGTGTGTCCGCGTGCCTGCGCTTCTTCTGCAAGGCGAAAGCTGCTGTCGGCATTGATGTCCACGGCCCCGATTGGGTCCATTTGAAAGGCGATTTTCATGGGCGTCCCTTTTGCTGATTGACCTTTAGATGGCCCAGCAAAAGCATCTGTGCAATGGGTCAGCCCTCACCAAAAGCGTTTTCGATGATCCGGTGCTCGCCCTTGCCGTTCACAAGTGCGACGTCAAACCGCATATCTGTGAGGCTGCCATTTGGCATTCGTGCCAAGTATTCTTCAGCAGAACGGCAAATCCGTTGCATCTGGGCAGGGCGCACATGTTCGGCCGCACGATCAAAACTGCCGCTTTGCTTGACCTCAACAAATATCAGACCGTTCCCGTCATTCAGGATGAGATCGATCTCTCCGGCCTTGCCACGCCAGCGCCGCTGCGCCACGCAATAACCGCGCTGAGAATAGTCCTGTTCGATCCTGTGTTCTGCAGCCAATCCCGCGTGGTACGCCAAAGCACCCTTCTGACTTTTTGCCTCACTACAACTCATGTCTTATCTTTCCCCAGTGCAAGGGCCGCCTGATAAACTTGCCTGCGTGGCAAAGCGTGTGCCGCCGCAACCGCATCCACAGCATCGCGCATCGACATATCCGCCAATGCCGCCCTAAGTGCAGAATTAACATCTGTCTCACTAACAATTGGTGAATTTCCACGCGCCACAAGAACGACAATCTCGCCCTTTGGGTTGGCCTCCGCGTAGGCCTCGGCCAGTTCGTCCAATGTGCCGCGTCGAATTTCTTCGAACTTCTTGGTCAATTCGCGACAAACTGCGGCGGAACGCTCACCCCCCAATGTCTTTCCAGCATCCCGAAGCATTGCGCCAACGCGCTTGGGTGATTCGTAGAAAACCAATGTCCCGGGCACATCGCGGAGCTTTTCCAAAGCTCCCAGACGGGCCGCTTTGGCATTGGGTAAGAACCCAGCAAAGAAAAACGCGTCCGTGGGCAACCCACCCAACGCAAGCGCAGTGACCACAGCGGACGGTCCTGGAGCGCAGGTGACCATCAATCCGGCTTGCCCAGCGGCACGCGACAACTCAAAACCCGGATCGGCAATAAGCGGCATGCCCGCCTCTGAGGCATAAGCGACCGACTGGCCTTGAGCCGCGGCCTCCAAAAGGCGTGCCACTGTCCCTGAACCCGTGTGTTCATGGAGCGCCACAATCCGGCGTCCGTTCAGAGGGACGCCATGAATATCCATCAATTTGCGCATTGATCTGGTGTCTTCGGCGGCCAGTACATCAGCGCTGGCCAACACATCGAGTGCACGCAAAGTGATGTCGCGCGCGGACCCAATTGGCACCCCGACAAAATACAGCCCCGGTGCCAGCTTCACATTCATGTAATTCAACGCTGGACCCGCCTTTCGCACCGTTTATTATCACTGCATCAGACGGGCGGCGCAGGCCCTCGACCAACACCTTGGGAGTTACGAATTTATGTTTGCCTTTTTACGCGCGATCCGCAAGCCGTGGCACATCATCTCGATGCCTATTTTTGCCTTGATCCTTGCTGCTTGTGATCCAACCTCTCTGGGTGGTTCTGCTACGAGTGGCGGCCCCAAAATTGATACGAATGCTCCTGTTCCGGTGGCGTTGTTGATCCCGCGCGGCGGTTCAGCCTCAGACGAGCTTTTGGCGCAGAACCTTGAAAACGCGGCAAGACTTGCGATCCGTGACCTAGGTGGGGTTCAGATTGATTTGCGCATTTATGCAACGGCGGGCAATGCAGCACAGGCGGCGAGTGTTGCAAGCCAAGCCGTAAACGAGGGCGCAAAGATCATTCTTGGGCCAGTCTATGCCGAGGCCGCAAATGCGGCAGGCAATGCCGTGGCGTCTCAAGGCGTTAACGTTCTGGCGTTTTCCAACAACCCAACCATCGCAGGCGGCAACGTCTTCGTGCTTGGGCCAACCTTCGACAACACGGCATCTCGGCTTGTGAGCTATGCTAAACGCTCAGGTAGGGACCGAATCGTAATCTTGCATGCGCAGGATGTCGCCGGTGAGCTCGGGCGCTCCGCGATCCAAAAAGCGATTGCGGCAAATGGTGCCACCCAGTCTGGCGT
It encodes the following:
- a CDS encoding YifB family Mg chelatase-like AAA ATPase produces the protein MVSRAYTVAFQGVEARMVEVQCAVTPGLPAFSIVGLPNKAVSEARDRVRTALTSMAIALPSKRITVNLSPADLPKEGSHFDLPIALALLAALDILPGDVTQDVVALGELSLDGTLVPVVGALPAAMAAAQEGRSLLCPAASGAEAAWVGATQVIAAATLGDVVRHYTGQVPLSPAEPGEVSEQAHAKDLREVKGQERAKRALEIAAAGRHHLMLVGTPGSGKSMLAERLPSILPPLSAAEALSTSMIHSLAGLLNEGGISRARPYRDPHHTTSTAAVIGGGRQAKPGEVSLAHNGVLFMDEFPEFGRAVLETLRQPIETGEVMIARANAHVKYPCKFLLIAAANPCKCGYLTDPARACARVPHCGEDYLGRISGPLMDRFDLRVDVPPVSYTDLDLPASGEGSAEVRMRVSAARAVQQARYAAYPAMICNADAEGDVLEQVATPDAEGRDILSRAAERFHLSARGYHRVLRVARTIADLDGSEEVRRPHIAEAVSFRLASLALA
- the gshB gene encoding glutathione synthase — translated: MKIAFQMDPIGAVDINADSSFRLAEEAQARGHTLFFYTPDHLAYQEGRITARGQDMTVQRVQGDHAQLGEMREVDLADFDVVWLRQDPPFDMHYITSTHLLDRLRETTLVVNDPFWVRNFPEKLMVLDFPDLTPPTTIARDLTTIRAFKEKHGDIIVKPLYGNGGAGVFLLTKDDRNLSSLHELFTGFSREPLIAQKFLPDVSKGDKRVILIDGEPVGAINRVPAKGETRSNMHVGGRPEKVGLTERDLEICARIGPVLKEKDQIFVGIDVIGDYLTEINVTSPTGIQELERFDGTNIAAKIWEAIERRRA
- the cobU gene encoding bifunctional adenosylcobinamide kinase/adenosylcobinamide-phosphate guanylyltransferase; its protein translation is MLPSGTFVLGGAASGKSQWAENFILSNNLDAIYLATGQIGDSETNSRVAIHRARRDARWRTIEEPLDLAPTLAGLTSKDAVLIDCATMWLSNQMMADAEISLVQASLLDALRRCAAPWIIVSNEVGYGIVPDNALARRFREFQGRLNIALAAEADLAVQVIAGLPLVLKGHLP
- a CDS encoding glutathione S-transferase, which gives rise to MTYNLIIGDRSFSSWSLRGWLMLEKFNLDHEVTLAGLYSGTFADDLAPFAPARLVPILRTPEGEVIGETLAMAETLAERHPERAMWPTDPVARSRARWLCAAMVSGFGALREACPMQLVHVNAGYSASDAVLADIARIEELWKFAREQASDGPWLFGAYSLADAFYAPVCARIIGYDLPVSDEARAYCEATLSDPAFQAWRKEGLKVTYDPFPYDMGTAIAPWPV
- a CDS encoding histidine phosphatase family protein; protein product: MTVWHWVRHGPTHEKTFVGWRDVPADLSDTQQIARLNAYLPDEALMISSDLMRASATADALTAQTRRRLPHHKDLRELHFGEWDGVRFDIVAKRHPELSRAYWEQPGDVAPPGGESWNTTSARVNAIVNRLNQDHPHSHIIAVAHFGVILTQLQRALRVSAYDAFAHKIDNLSVTTLHHGDTCHAEVINHVP
- a CDS encoding YraN family protein, which encodes MSCSEAKSQKGALAYHAGLAAEHRIEQDYSQRGYCVAQRRWRGKAGEIDLILNDGNGLIFVEVKQSGSFDRAAEHVRPAQMQRICRSAEEYLARMPNGSLTDMRFDVALVNGKGEHRIIENAFGEG
- the coaBC gene encoding bifunctional phosphopantothenoylcysteine decarboxylase/phosphopantothenate--cysteine ligase CoaBC; protein product: MLAGKHILLIIGGGIAAFKSLDLIRRLRERGAVVTPVLTLAGEEFVTPLSVSALAGSKLYRDLFDLGDEAEMGHIQLSRVADLVVVAPATADLMAKMAGGLANDLASTLLLATDTPVLIAPAMNVRMWQHAATLRNLATLKADGIAVVGPNEGDMACGEFGPGRMSEPLEIVAAIEARLSDGPLTGRRVLVTSGPTHEPIDPVRYIANRSSGAQGTAIARALSALGAEVVFVTGPADVPPPDGVEVVAVQTAQQMLEAVEAALPADAAVFAAAVADWRVTSASDRKLKKTKDGIPALTFTENPDILRHVSGLKKGRPALVIGFAAETDDVLENATAKRLRKSCDWIVANDVSPGTGIMGGTENAVTLISDTGAEDWPRMDKAAVAKKLAARIAEALG
- a CDS encoding penicillin-binding protein activator, encoding MFAFLRAIRKPWHIISMPIFALILAACDPTSLGGSATSGGPKIDTNAPVPVALLIPRGGSASDELLAQNLENAARLAIRDLGGVQIDLRIYATAGNAAQAASVASQAVNEGAKIILGPVYAEAANAAGNAVASQGVNVLAFSNNPTIAGGNVFVLGPTFDNTASRLVSYAKRSGRDRIVILHAQDVAGELGRSAIQKAIAANGATQSGVVAYSNSQESVLAAVPQVKATMDSSGANALFLTTSSATALPLFAQLLPEAGVTSPATQYIGLTRWDIPVQTLELSGVQGGWFALPDPGATSAFRQRYTAAYGNGPLDIAGLSFDGIAAIGSLVQSGKTDALTGAALTQGAGFRGASGIFRLRADGTNERGLAVASIRNQQVVVLEAAPRAFGGAGF
- a CDS encoding alpha/beta hydrolase, which translates into the protein MRNAIGPMELRYNFEKQARLLFHAPRGTTKRWTALGGVDTLELTPRHVQQDRVILYFHGGGFVFGSPETHAALAAQLAHRVKGRALLPRYRLAPEAVFPAAALDVRAAWDGLIADGVDPAHVVIGGDSAGGALAFGLLAQLCSEGAPMPGAVFGFSPLTDMTHSGESFVANAECDVILPAERAGEMAEIFLNGQPPDDPRCSPLHGQFHGAPPTWFTVGDTEILRDDARRLADVLRRDGAPVNLVERHDLPHVWPLMHNILPEARETLDALAEWIKQVQGWPTES
- a CDS encoding RNA polymerase factor sigma-32, whose product is MAIRTSQDFSLTRTAMKAELLDAETELKLAYAWRDERDEAALHRLITAYMRLAISMASKFKRYGAPMNDLIQEAGLGLMKAADKFDPDRGVRFSTYAVWWIKASIQDHVMRNWSMVRTGSTSSQKSLFFNMRRVQGRLEREAAAQGGTLDKHQLRQMISTEIGVPLHDVEMMQGRLSGSDYSLNATQSSEDEGREWIDALEDDSAQAAENVEESHDLVQLRSWLLDALVGLNDREQFIVRERKLRENPRTLESLGQELSISKERVRQLEAAAFDKMRKALEAQSHEVRHFL
- the rsmI gene encoding 16S rRNA (cytidine(1402)-2'-O)-methyltransferase; amino-acid sequence: MNYMNVKLAPGLYFVGVPIGSARDITLRALDVLASADVLAAEDTRSMRKLMDIHGVPLNGRRIVALHEHTGSGTVARLLEAAAQGQSVAYASEAGMPLIADPGFELSRAAGQAGLMVTCAPGPSAVVTALALGGLPTDAFFFAGFLPNAKAARLGALEKLRDVPGTLVFYESPKRVGAMLRDAGKTLGGERSAAVCRELTKKFEEIRRGTLDELAEAYAEANPKGEIVVLVARGNSPIVSETDVNSALRAALADMSMRDAVDAVAAAHALPRRQVYQAALALGKDKT